Proteins encoded by one window of Enterococcus saccharolyticus subsp. saccharolyticus:
- a CDS encoding competence protein CoiA, translating to MLVAETLDGKSVIASELQQCATKSFICPSCKEAVILKKGRIKIPHFAHTAYAECTSFSEGETSEHLASKAFMQQWSGGQLEAYLPQLKQRPDILLESLAIEVQCSPLSFERYLERTQNYHHHGYQPWWLLGEKLLPRQRWGKLQKAFCYYTKEKGIHIWGIKAQQKEIWLLYAVRWHFRLGYFYRLKKWAFQEQSLEQIRAFVAAESCVFSWNAAEYRYYLQRKLFQDNPQIHQLQQKIYVLGGNLQTLPSWCYQASFYHFFFGDWLLFLRYCYIQTTNFREWLQQLKQLVMDWHYPCISQKEVLQLIYRECQQLEITPVFSK from the coding sequence ATGTTAGTTGCTGAAACGTTGGATGGAAAAAGTGTCATTGCTAGCGAGTTGCAACAATGCGCAACGAAATCTTTTATTTGTCCTAGTTGCAAAGAAGCAGTGATTTTAAAGAAAGGACGTATCAAAATTCCGCATTTCGCCCATACTGCTTATGCCGAATGTACTAGTTTTAGTGAAGGAGAGACTAGTGAACATTTAGCCAGTAAAGCCTTCATGCAGCAATGGAGTGGGGGGCAATTGGAAGCCTACTTACCACAACTTAAACAGCGTCCAGATATTTTGCTGGAATCATTAGCTATTGAAGTCCAGTGCTCGCCATTATCTTTTGAGCGATATCTTGAACGGACACAAAATTACCACCACCATGGGTACCAACCATGGTGGTTACTAGGAGAAAAACTACTACCTCGTCAACGGTGGGGAAAATTGCAAAAGGCTTTTTGTTATTATACAAAAGAAAAAGGGATTCATATTTGGGGCATCAAAGCGCAGCAAAAAGAAATTTGGTTATTGTATGCTGTACGTTGGCATTTTCGGTTAGGTTATTTTTATCGCTTGAAGAAATGGGCTTTTCAAGAACAATCTCTGGAACAAATTCGAGCATTTGTTGCGGCTGAATCCTGTGTTTTTAGCTGGAATGCAGCAGAATATCGCTATTATCTGCAACGGAAATTATTTCAAGATAATCCCCAAATTCATCAATTACAGCAAAAAATCTATGTACTTGGTGGAAATTTACAAACGTTACCTAGTTGGTGTTATCAAGCAAGCTTCTATCATTTTTTCTTTGGAGATTGGCTTTTATTCTTGCGTTATTGTTATATCCAAACCACTAATTTTCGGGAATGGTTACAGCAATTAAAACAATTAGTAATGGATTGGCATTATCCCTGCATTTCTCAAAAGGAAGTTCTACAGTTGATTTATCGCGAATGTCAACAATTAGAGATAACACCTGTATTTTCCAAATAG
- a CDS encoding adaptor protein MecA: MEMEHINENTIRVLIKSEDLAARGITFLDLLGNHKEIENFFYSILEEVDVNDEFKGSEAVTFQVLPKGDGLELFISKNASLENMDPYEVYGDYYSPEEITDWLKNEDPESYEGFSQEEMMDWFKNQLPAKKEKDEKESTPVTRELVFEIGSFEAMIQLATEIELEDVVTNLYLMNSMYYLDVFFLEDTLIDKQIENHTALLSEFARKSTVTPDYLIEHGEKIMEMDAIGMTKRYFLN; encoded by the coding sequence ATGGAAATGGAACATATTAATGAAAACACAATTCGTGTGTTGATCAAAAGCGAAGATTTAGCTGCTAGAGGAATCACTTTTTTAGACTTACTGGGAAATCACAAGGAAATCGAAAATTTCTTTTATAGTATTTTAGAAGAAGTAGACGTGAATGATGAATTCAAAGGAAGCGAAGCAGTTACTTTTCAAGTATTACCAAAAGGCGATGGCTTAGAATTGTTTATCAGCAAAAATGCTTCTCTTGAAAACATGGATCCTTATGAGGTATATGGAGATTATTATTCACCAGAAGAGATCACAGACTGGTTAAAAAATGAAGATCCAGAATCCTATGAAGGATTTTCTCAAGAAGAAATGATGGATTGGTTTAAAAATCAATTACCTGCTAAAAAAGAAAAAGATGAAAAAGAATCCACACCTGTTACTCGTGAGTTGGTATTTGAAATTGGATCATTTGAAGCAATGATTCAACTAGCTACCGAAATAGAATTGGAAGATGTTGTGACCAATCTTTATTTAATGAATAGTATGTATTATTTGGATGTATTTTTCTTAGAAGATACATTAATAGATAAACAGATTGAAAATCACACAGCACTCCTTTCTGAATTTGCTCGTAAAAGTACAGTAACACCTGATTATTTAATCGAACACGGTGAAAAAATCATGGAGATGGATGCAATAGGGATGACAAAACGGTATTTCCTTAATTAA
- the spxA gene encoding transcriptional regulator SpxA produces the protein MLTLYTSPSCTSCRKARAWLQEHEIPFVERNIFSEPLNISELKSILQMTEDGTEEIISTRSKVFQKLNMDLDELPLKELLTLVQENPGLLRRPIMIDEKRLQVGFNEDEIRRFLPRDVRQLELRQAQLMAGL, from the coding sequence TTGTTGACACTATATACTTCCCCAAGTTGTACCTCATGCCGAAAAGCTCGTGCTTGGTTACAAGAGCACGAAATTCCTTTCGTTGAGCGAAATATTTTCTCTGAGCCATTGAACATTTCAGAATTAAAATCAATTCTGCAAATGACAGAAGATGGTACCGAAGAAATCATTTCGACTCGTTCAAAGGTGTTCCAAAAGCTAAATATGGATCTTGATGAATTGCCACTTAAAGAATTATTAACTCTTGTCCAAGAAAACCCAGGTTTGTTACGTCGTCCAATTATGATTGATGAAAAAAGATTACAAGTTGGTTTTAACGAAGATGAAATTCGTCGTTTCTTACCACGTGATGTTCGTCAATTAGAATTAAGACAAGCGCAACTAATGGCAGGATTATAA
- a CDS encoding ABC transporter ATP-binding protein, translating to MLKRFFSYYRPYKSLFLLDFCCAVLAGLLELAFPVAVNQVIDKIMPQNNFRYVLLACLGLLLFYVINTILQYIVVYYGHKLGVNIETDMRRDLFGHLQKQSFEYYDNQKTGKVISRLTTDLFEISEVAHHGPEDVFITVMTLVGSFILMLRMHVGLAVATFALIPLITIALVFFNKKMTKVNTDIYDNLGEFNSGVEAAVSGIRVTQSFAKEDYEAARFNRLSELYRRSKIVFYKVMGVSSAYNYFMIRLINLFALIFGAYYTIQGELTNGQFVGFILLANVFVRPIEKVNIMIESYPKGIAGFKRLTEELDKEPLIKDKPGAKSVGHLTGNISYKDVSFAYADDTKVLNNISLDIQAGETVAFVGQSGSGKTTLCNLLPRFYDVTGGKITIDGIDIQDMTLASLRHQIGTVQQDVFLFPGTIRENIAYGDLDATEEDILRAVKLAHLEGVVAQMSHGLDTLIGERGVKLSGGQRQRVAIARMFLKNPPILILDEATSALDTETEQVIQESLNSLAEGRTTLIIAHRLATIKHATRIIVMSENGILEEGTHEQLMAKNGHYRKLYEAQFHN from the coding sequence ATGTTAAAACGATTTTTTAGCTATTACCGACCTTACAAGTCGTTATTTTTATTGGATTTTTGTTGTGCCGTTCTTGCAGGTTTGCTTGAATTAGCTTTTCCAGTTGCTGTGAATCAGGTGATTGATAAAATCATGCCTCAAAATAATTTCCGTTATGTCTTATTGGCGTGTTTAGGGTTATTACTTTTTTATGTGATTAACACGATTTTGCAATATATTGTTGTTTATTATGGACATAAGCTAGGTGTCAATATTGAAACGGATATGCGCCGTGACTTATTTGGGCATTTGCAAAAGCAGTCATTTGAATATTATGACAATCAAAAAACAGGGAAAGTCATTAGTCGTCTAACGACGGATTTATTTGAAATTTCAGAAGTGGCACACCATGGTCCAGAAGATGTGTTCATCACCGTGATGACACTTGTTGGATCATTTATTTTGATGTTACGGATGCACGTAGGCTTAGCAGTTGCTACTTTTGCCTTAATTCCGTTAATTACGATTGCTTTAGTCTTTTTCAATAAGAAAATGACGAAGGTAAACACTGATATTTATGACAATTTAGGGGAATTTAATTCAGGTGTCGAAGCAGCAGTAAGTGGGATTCGTGTCACACAATCTTTTGCGAAAGAAGATTACGAAGCAGCACGGTTCAACAGATTAAGTGAATTATACCGTCGTTCAAAAATTGTGTTTTACAAAGTGATGGGTGTTAGTTCAGCCTATAATTATTTCATGATTCGTTTAATTAATTTATTTGCCTTGATTTTTGGCGCTTATTATACGATTCAAGGAGAATTGACGAATGGACAATTTGTTGGATTTATCTTATTAGCAAACGTATTTGTACGTCCAATTGAAAAAGTCAATATCATGATTGAAAGCTATCCAAAAGGAATTGCTGGTTTCAAACGTTTAACGGAAGAATTGGATAAAGAACCATTGATTAAAGATAAGCCTGGTGCAAAATCAGTCGGCCATTTAACAGGAAATATTTCTTATAAAGATGTTTCTTTTGCCTATGCAGATGATACTAAAGTTTTAAATAATATTTCATTAGATATTCAAGCGGGAGAAACGGTCGCTTTTGTTGGTCAAAGTGGTTCTGGTAAAACGACATTGTGTAATTTATTGCCACGTTTTTATGATGTAACTGGAGGTAAAATTACTATTGACGGCATCGATATTCAAGACATGACTTTAGCATCTTTACGTCATCAAATTGGTACGGTGCAACAAGATGTTTTCTTATTCCCAGGAACGATTCGTGAAAATATCGCATATGGTGATTTAGATGCCACCGAAGAAGACATTTTACGAGCAGTGAAGTTGGCTCATTTAGAAGGTGTGGTTGCACAAATGAGCCACGGATTAGACACACTAATTGGTGAACGCGGAGTTAAATTGTCAGGAGGGCAACGTCAACGCGTGGCAATCGCGCGTATGTTCTTGAAAAATCCACCTATTTTAATTTTAGATGAAGCAACTTCTGCTTTGGATACCGAGACGGAACAAGTCATTCAAGAATCATTGAATTCTTTGGCAGAAGGAAGAACAACTTTAATCATCGCGCATCGTTTAGCAACAATTAAACATGCAACGAGAATTATTGTTATGAGTGAAAATGGCATTCTTGAAGAAGGAACCCATGAGCAATTAATGGCTAAAAATGGGCATTATCGTAAACTTTACGAAGCACAATTTCACAATTAA
- a CDS encoding TIGR00266 family protein, which produces MNFELTGGTAYPMAVIQMNRGDVINIERGAMAYSRNVEIKGRMNSNNRSGLGGLMSAIGRSITSGESMFITEATATDNQAELAVAPSNIGKIQKLSIGFEQYRLNTGAYLASDASVRYNMVRQDVGKAIFAGTGGLFVMETSGNGDLLISSFGDIVELTVEPEQPLTVDNEHVLAWSADLDYHIRIASGMFGFTSGEGIVNEFNGRGTVYVQTRNVRNLAESLQSYLPTGGK; this is translated from the coding sequence ATGAATTTTGAGTTAACAGGTGGGACGGCCTATCCAATGGCAGTCATTCAAATGAATCGGGGCGATGTCATTAATATTGAACGTGGTGCGATGGCCTATTCACGCAATGTTGAAATTAAAGGCCGGATGAATAGTAACAATCGGTCAGGATTAGGCGGTTTAATGTCTGCGATTGGTCGTTCGATTACGTCGGGTGAATCGATGTTTATTACGGAAGCAACTGCCACGGATAATCAAGCAGAATTAGCAGTTGCACCAAGTAATATCGGGAAAATTCAAAAATTAAGTATCGGTTTCGAACAATATCGGTTAAATACTGGTGCTTATCTCGCTTCAGATGCTTCTGTACGGTACAATATGGTTCGCCAAGATGTTGGGAAAGCTATTTTTGCGGGAACTGGTGGATTGTTTGTCATGGAGACATCAGGAAATGGAGATTTGTTAATTTCAAGTTTTGGTGATATTGTCGAATTGACCGTTGAACCGGAACAACCACTAACCGTTGATAATGAACATGTACTGGCATGGTCAGCTGACTTAGATTATCATATTCGCATTGCTTCTGGAATGTTTGGTTTTACCTCCGGCGAAGGCATTGTCAATGAATTTAATGGTAGGGGAACAGTGTACGTTCAAACACGTAATGTCCGCAATTTAGCAGAATCGTTGCAATCTTACTTGCCAACAGGAGGCAAATAA
- a CDS encoding DEAD/DEAH box helicase produces MKWSIPEKIIEKARTYLNDGRVLSVTPDPENQVWHAEVLGSELYRIDLDTSAKEEDYCQCPYWEEHHYCKHTVAVELYLRKEGKTRMIPKSEVQKVDAFSPSVMFSNGFHRLANEPERKATPLVIECQLDSLPTNPYRYELDVLGISLKVGERHGRSYVVKNIYKFLQVYDEEKLYVANKQNNFSLAHQAFDETTNALLTRLSHLAQTQQLMGQTGIQVKGKLDKKYLLLPVESAQEIIEQMTQFPFLLQTEHEKRRGLQFTNQKQPLRFSLARVEEHFELRIEKDFDLVYKYYGWGIVDETVYALSVKDFDIYLTMEQLLKRLEEPVIAYPKHELSILFKQVLPFLRKIGEVQISEEVYNYISDEKLQVIFYLKKRQGNIDMRADYVYGDVIYSTDEAHQVIPENHAEVLRDYKQEQRIELLAKSLDFERTQTGWQKPLPEGEALYHFFTRELSFLRQLGEIRMGKKLRERYLDGRKFQPTIEVREAGSWLDVSFDISGIAQNEIDEVLQSLLRNDQFYTMENGQVLSLDSEDFQETSRILAQLRENIQTEKGIAKIPLNQGLQLQQQLADRAHFSAGFDKMVTDLTHPEAYDAQLPQNLQAELREYQVAGFRWLKMLSHYQFGGILADEMGLGKTLQTISYLLSEKEEHETIQVLIVAPASLTYNWHQEIKKFAPTLRAIVVSGNKDEREHIMAEQADILITSYASLRQDVDTYREREIGYLILDEAQMVKNSSTKTAQALRSLKVDHRFALSGTPIENNLEELWALFQMIMPGFFPSKQRYRELSTEQIAGMIQPFILRRDKRTVLKDLPEKIETNYYSALTEEQKTVYLAYLRQMREEISSMDSATFKKNRISILAGLTRLRQICCDPKLFIEDYVGGSGKLEQVKDLIQAAKENNRRVLLFSQFTSMLSIIEEELNELGLETFYLRGSTPPKERIEMVDAFNAGEKDVFLISLKAGGTGLNLTGADTVILYDLWWNPAVEEQAAGRAHRIGQKRVVEVWRMIAEGTIEERMNSLQQEKRELFQRVIQGNETQLQQMTEDDIRLILSLGEE; encoded by the coding sequence ATGAAATGGAGTATTCCAGAAAAAATCATCGAAAAAGCAAGAACCTATCTTAATGATGGGCGGGTGTTATCGGTAACTCCTGATCCAGAAAATCAAGTATGGCATGCAGAAGTCTTGGGGAGTGAATTGTATCGTATCGATTTAGATACAAGCGCCAAAGAAGAAGATTATTGTCAATGTCCTTATTGGGAAGAACATCATTATTGTAAGCATACGGTGGCAGTGGAACTTTATCTACGTAAAGAAGGCAAGACGCGCATGATTCCTAAAAGTGAGGTTCAAAAAGTGGACGCTTTTTCACCATCGGTCATGTTTTCGAATGGCTTTCATCGTTTAGCCAATGAACCGGAAAGAAAAGCTACGCCGCTGGTTATTGAATGTCAATTAGATAGTCTACCGACAAATCCTTATCGTTATGAATTAGATGTGTTAGGGATTTCGTTAAAAGTCGGTGAACGTCATGGCCGTAGTTATGTGGTCAAAAATATTTATAAATTTTTACAAGTGTACGATGAAGAGAAATTATATGTTGCCAACAAACAAAATAATTTTTCACTGGCTCATCAAGCATTTGATGAAACAACCAATGCTTTATTAACCCGTCTGTCTCATTTGGCCCAAACGCAACAATTAATGGGCCAAACAGGAATTCAAGTGAAAGGCAAATTGGATAAAAAATATTTGCTATTACCTGTTGAATCCGCACAAGAAATCATTGAACAAATGACACAATTTCCATTTTTATTGCAAACAGAGCACGAAAAACGCCGTGGGTTGCAGTTTACCAATCAAAAGCAGCCCTTACGTTTTTCATTAGCTAGAGTAGAAGAGCACTTTGAATTACGCATCGAAAAAGATTTCGATCTAGTCTACAAATATTATGGCTGGGGAATTGTGGACGAGACAGTCTATGCATTAAGTGTCAAAGACTTCGATATTTATTTGACGATGGAACAACTCTTAAAACGATTGGAAGAACCAGTGATTGCGTATCCGAAGCATGAGTTGTCGATTCTCTTTAAACAAGTCTTGCCATTTTTACGCAAAATTGGTGAGGTACAAATTTCTGAAGAAGTGTACAACTATATTAGTGATGAGAAGTTGCAAGTGATTTTCTATTTGAAAAAACGTCAAGGCAATATTGATATGCGTGCCGATTATGTATATGGCGACGTGATTTATTCCACCGATGAAGCACATCAAGTCATCCCAGAAAATCACGCGGAAGTTCTACGTGACTACAAACAAGAACAACGGATTGAATTATTGGCGAAAAGTTTAGATTTTGAACGGACCCAAACTGGTTGGCAAAAACCATTACCTGAAGGCGAGGCGCTGTATCATTTCTTTACACGCGAGCTGTCTTTTCTACGTCAATTAGGAGAGATTCGTATGGGGAAAAAATTACGAGAACGTTATTTAGACGGCCGTAAGTTCCAACCAACGATTGAAGTACGAGAAGCAGGTTCTTGGTTAGATGTTAGTTTTGATATTTCAGGCATTGCGCAAAATGAGATTGATGAAGTCTTACAAAGTTTATTGCGCAACGATCAATTTTATACGATGGAAAACGGGCAAGTCTTGTCGTTGGATTCAGAAGATTTCCAAGAAACGAGTCGTATTTTAGCGCAATTACGTGAAAATATTCAAACAGAAAAAGGTATCGCAAAAATTCCTTTGAATCAAGGGTTGCAGTTGCAACAACAGTTAGCAGATCGCGCCCATTTCAGTGCAGGTTTTGATAAAATGGTTACGGATTTAACGCATCCGGAAGCCTATGATGCGCAGTTGCCACAAAATCTGCAAGCAGAATTACGAGAATACCAAGTCGCAGGTTTTCGTTGGTTAAAAATGTTGAGTCACTATCAATTTGGTGGTATTTTGGCCGATGAAATGGGTCTAGGAAAAACCTTACAAACAATTAGTTATTTGTTATCAGAAAAAGAAGAACACGAAACGATTCAAGTATTGATCGTAGCCCCTGCCAGTCTGACTTATAACTGGCACCAAGAAATCAAAAAATTTGCGCCAACATTACGAGCGATTGTGGTTAGTGGCAACAAAGATGAACGGGAACATATTATGGCAGAACAAGCTGATATTTTGATTACATCTTATGCTAGTTTACGTCAAGACGTTGACACTTACCGTGAACGTGAAATTGGCTATTTAATTTTGGATGAAGCGCAGATGGTGAAAAATAGCAGTACCAAAACAGCCCAAGCGTTGCGTTCGTTAAAAGTTGACCATCGTTTTGCTTTAAGTGGTACGCCGATTGAGAACAATTTGGAAGAATTATGGGCTTTATTCCAAATGATTATGCCGGGCTTTTTCCCAAGTAAACAGCGTTATCGAGAATTATCTACTGAACAAATTGCCGGGATGATTCAACCGTTTATCTTGCGTCGCGACAAGCGAACCGTTCTCAAAGATTTACCGGAAAAAATCGAAACGAATTATTATAGTGCGTTAACGGAAGAACAAAAAACTGTCTATTTAGCTTATTTGCGCCAAATGCGTGAAGAGATTTCTAGTATGGATTCTGCTACCTTCAAGAAAAATCGGATTAGTATTCTAGCCGGTTTAACACGTTTGCGCCAAATTTGTTGCGATCCGAAATTATTTATTGAAGATTATGTCGGTGGTTCTGGTAAGCTTGAGCAAGTAAAAGACTTGATTCAAGCCGCGAAAGAAAACAACCGACGTGTCTTATTGTTCTCTCAATTTACGAGTATGTTATCGATTATTGAAGAAGAATTAAACGAGTTAGGGTTAGAAACCTTCTATCTAAGAGGAAGTACACCACCGAAAGAACGCATTGAAATGGTAGATGCGTTTAATGCTGGTGAAAAAGATGTGTTCTTGATTTCGCTTAAAGCAGGTGGAACAGGGCTCAACTTAACCGGTGCTGATACCGTTATCTTGTATGACTTATGGTGGAATCCAGCTGTGGAAGAACAAGCTGCTGGGCGTGCCCATCGTATTGGTCAAAAACGAGTCGTTGAAGTGTGGCGAATGATTGCTGAAGGAACGATTGAGGAACGCATGAATTCATTGCAACAAGAAAAACGTGAATTGTTCCAACGTGTCATCCAAGGAAATGAAACACAATTACAACAAATGACGGAAGATGATATTCGCTTAATTTTAAGCCTTGGAGAAGAATAA